In Stenotrophomonas sp. 610A2, one DNA window encodes the following:
- a CDS encoding Orn/Lys/Arg family decarboxylase, with translation MYFKSLDYPIVIIDADYESPRIAGILIRALAEELRKSDQRVLSGLNLDDARAGARTYVAASAVLISIDGTEDDDDQFQRLLAFLREQSQRRADLPVFLYGERRTIEKVPSKLLKFVHGYIFLFEDTKSFIARQVMRAADDYMAKLLPPFFKALIHHSAESNYSWHTPGHAGGVAFTKSPVGRALHQFYGENTLRSDLSISVPELGSLLDHTGPIRDAEAEAARNFGADHTFFVTNGTSTANKIVWHGTVARGDIVFVDRNCHKSLLHSLIMTGGIPVYFTPSRNAHGIIGPISLDQFSGEALQKMIQANPLASKVAKPGAKPRIAVVTNSTYDGLCYNAEKIADNLGTAVDFLHFDEAWYAYAAFHPFYENHYGMAKGKPREQDAIIFTTHSTHKLLAAFSQASMIHVRNAATRELDAERFNESFMMHTSTSPHYGIIAACDVASKMMEGEAGRSLVQEMQDEAIAFRRAMLHVSEDLGRDDWWFKVWQPDGVERTLAKGDSAKPLVASRPDWYLRPGAHWHGFDNLADDYVLIDPIKVTLLTPGLSMDGEMGKLGVPAAVLSKFLWSRGITVEKTNLYSVLFLFSMGITKGKWSTLVTELLAFKDLYDANAPLSKALPSLLENSGSAYDGWGLRDLCAALHEFNREFRVAEVMREMYVDLPEPVITPAEAYNHLVRGEIERVDIDQLSGRIAGTMLVPYPPGIPTIMPGERFGASDEPIIQSLRIAREQNARFPGFESDVHGLIIDNSGEKPSYRVEVLKI, from the coding sequence ATGTACTTCAAATCACTCGACTACCCGATCGTCATCATCGATGCCGACTACGAATCGCCGCGGATCGCCGGCATCCTCATCCGCGCCTTGGCCGAGGAACTGCGCAAGAGCGACCAGCGCGTGCTTTCCGGCCTGAACCTGGACGACGCCCGCGCCGGCGCGCGCACCTATGTGGCCGCCTCGGCGGTGCTGATCTCCATCGATGGCACCGAGGACGATGACGATCAGTTCCAACGCCTGCTCGCCTTCCTGCGCGAGCAGAGCCAGCGCCGCGCGGACCTGCCGGTGTTCCTCTACGGTGAACGGCGCACCATCGAGAAGGTCCCGAGCAAGCTGCTCAAGTTCGTGCACGGCTATATCTTCCTGTTCGAGGACACCAAGAGCTTCATTGCCCGCCAGGTAATGCGTGCCGCCGATGACTACATGGCAAAACTCTTGCCGCCGTTCTTCAAGGCGCTGATCCACCACTCGGCAGAATCCAATTACTCCTGGCATACACCCGGCCATGCGGGCGGCGTCGCTTTCACCAAATCACCGGTGGGGCGCGCACTGCACCAGTTCTATGGCGAGAACACGCTGCGCAGCGACCTTTCGATCTCGGTGCCGGAGCTGGGCTCCCTGCTCGATCACACCGGCCCGATACGCGACGCCGAAGCCGAGGCCGCGCGCAACTTCGGCGCGGATCACACCTTCTTCGTCACCAACGGCACCTCTACCGCCAACAAGATCGTCTGGCACGGCACGGTGGCGCGCGGTGATATCGTCTTCGTCGACCGCAACTGTCACAAGTCGCTGCTGCATTCGTTGATCATGACCGGAGGCATTCCGGTCTACTTCACGCCGAGCCGCAATGCCCACGGCATCATCGGCCCGATCAGCCTGGACCAGTTCTCCGGCGAGGCACTGCAGAAGATGATCCAGGCCAACCCCTTGGCCAGCAAGGTGGCCAAGCCCGGCGCCAAACCGCGCATTGCGGTGGTGACCAACTCCACCTATGACGGGCTCTGCTACAACGCCGAGAAAATCGCCGACAACCTCGGCACGGCCGTGGACTTCCTGCACTTCGATGAGGCCTGGTACGCCTATGCGGCGTTCCATCCTTTCTACGAAAACCACTACGGCATGGCCAAGGGCAAGCCGCGCGAGCAGGACGCGATCATCTTCACCACCCATTCCACGCACAAGCTGCTGGCGGCGTTCTCGCAGGCCTCGATGATCCATGTCCGCAATGCCGCTACCCGCGAGCTGGATGCGGAACGATTCAACGAATCGTTCATGATGCATACCTCCACCAGTCCGCATTACGGCATCATCGCCGCCTGCGATGTCGCCTCCAAGATGATGGAAGGTGAAGCCGGCAGGTCGTTGGTGCAGGAGATGCAGGATGAGGCCATCGCTTTCCGCCGCGCGATGTTGCACGTCAGCGAGGATCTCGGCCGCGACGACTGGTGGTTCAAGGTCTGGCAACCCGATGGCGTTGAGCGCACGCTGGCCAAAGGCGACAGCGCCAAGCCCTTGGTCGCCTCGCGTCCGGACTGGTACCTGCGTCCGGGTGCTCACTGGCACGGCTTCGACAACCTCGCCGATGACTATGTGCTGATCGATCCGATCAAGGTCACCCTGCTGACACCCGGTCTGTCGATGGACGGTGAGATGGGCAAGCTGGGCGTGCCTGCGGCAGTGCTGAGCAAGTTCCTGTGGTCGCGCGGCATCACCGTGGAGAAGACCAACCTGTACTCGGTGCTGTTCCTGTTCTCGATGGGCATCACCAAGGGCAAGTGGAGCACGCTGGTCACTGAGCTGTTGGCGTTCAAGGACCTGTATGACGCCAATGCGCCGTTGAGCAAGGCGCTACCCAGCCTGCTTGAGAACAGTGGCAGCGCATATGACGGTTGGGGCCTGCGCGACCTGTGCGCGGCACTGCATGAATTCAACCGTGAGTTCCGCGTGGCCGAGGTGATGCGGGAGATGTACGTGGACCTCCCAGAGCCGGTGATTACCCCTGCCGAGGCCTACAACCACCTGGTGCGCGGCGAGATCGAGCGCGTGGACATCGACCAGCTCAGCGGCCGCATTGCCGGCACCATGCTGGTGCCCTACCCGCCCGGTATCCCGACCATCATGCCGGGCGAGCGTTTCGGCGCCAGCGACGAGCCTATCATCCAGTCGCTGCGCATCGCCCGCGAACAGAACGCGCGCTTCCCGGGATTTGAATCGGATGTGCATGGGCTGATCATCGATAACAGTGGTGAGAAGCCGAGCTATCGGGTGGAGGTTTTGAAGATTTGA
- the adiC gene encoding arginine/agmatine antiporter, which translates to MAGQKKIGVVGATFLVAGNMMGSGVFLLPSSLAKIGTASIWGWLITTAGALLLAFVFAKLGKLAPKAGGPYAYARDWFGPYMGFQTNTIYWFANWIGNVAIPIAAVGYFSYFFPVLSDPVPRCVAVLLLVWALSFANVIGPAFVTRVQTVTTSFALVPILGIAIFGWFYFDPAIFKGAYNVSGQSNFGAVSSAAALTLWAFIGVESASVTAGVVENPEKNVARATLAGVFLAAVAYIASSSVIMGMVPNADLQVSDAPFALAAANAVGGWGGALVSLCAFVGAAGSLGGWILLTAQSAKAASDDGLFPSIFSKINKDEVPVKGVLIVAVLMTLAVLITSTSETASAQFDVITSAAVVLTLLPYIYSCVACYFVVERSHTLVHTGAFWVLTSITVVYCLWAIYGSSGSIVQYAFLFVLFITVFYPFFSEERRKQRLAKFTPNGTASASTN; encoded by the coding sequence ATGGCAGGTCAGAAGAAAATCGGGGTCGTCGGCGCGACCTTCCTGGTGGCAGGCAACATGATGGGCTCAGGTGTGTTCCTGCTGCCCTCCAGCCTGGCCAAGATCGGCACCGCCTCGATCTGGGGCTGGCTGATCACCACCGCCGGTGCACTGTTGCTGGCCTTCGTGTTTGCCAAGCTGGGCAAGCTGGCGCCCAAGGCGGGCGGCCCCTATGCGTACGCACGCGACTGGTTCGGCCCATACATGGGCTTCCAGACCAACACCATCTACTGGTTCGCCAACTGGATCGGCAATGTCGCCATCCCGATTGCGGCGGTCGGCTACTTCAGCTACTTCTTCCCGGTCCTGTCCGATCCGGTACCCCGCTGCGTCGCGGTATTGCTGCTGGTATGGGCGCTGAGCTTTGCCAATGTGATCGGACCTGCCTTCGTCACGCGCGTGCAGACGGTAACCACCAGCTTCGCCCTGGTGCCCATCCTCGGCATCGCCATCTTTGGCTGGTTCTACTTCGACCCGGCCATTTTCAAGGGTGCCTACAACGTTTCCGGCCAGTCCAACTTCGGCGCGGTATCCAGCGCCGCCGCGCTGACCCTGTGGGCCTTCATCGGCGTTGAGTCCGCATCGGTGACCGCAGGCGTCGTCGAGAATCCGGAGAAGAACGTCGCCCGCGCCACCTTGGCCGGCGTGTTCCTGGCTGCGGTTGCGTATATCGCCAGCTCCTCGGTGATCATGGGCATGGTGCCCAACGCCGACCTGCAGGTCTCGGATGCACCCTTCGCATTGGCCGCTGCAAACGCGGTGGGCGGCTGGGGCGGCGCGCTGGTCAGCCTGTGCGCCTTCGTCGGCGCTGCCGGTTCGCTGGGCGGCTGGATCCTGTTGACCGCACAGAGCGCCAAGGCGGCCTCGGACGACGGCCTGTTTCCCAGCATTTTCAGCAAGATCAACAAGGACGAGGTGCCGGTCAAGGGCGTTCTGATCGTCGCCGTGCTGATGACGCTGGCGGTGCTGATCACTTCCACCTCGGAGACCGCATCGGCGCAGTTCGACGTGATCACCTCAGCCGCGGTGGTGCTGACCCTGCTGCCCTACATCTACTCCTGCGTGGCCTGCTACTTCGTGGTGGAACGCTCGCACACGCTGGTACACACCGGTGCATTCTGGGTGCTGACCAGCATCACCGTCGTCTACTGCCTGTGGGCCATCTACGGCTCCTCCGGCAGCATCGTGCAGTACGCCTTCCTGTTCGTACTGTTTATCACCGTGTTCTATCCGTTCTTCAGCGAAGAGCGCCGCAAGCAGCGCTTGGCCAAATTCACTCCGAATGGCACCGCAAGTGCCAGCACGAACTGA
- a CDS encoding DcaP family trimeric outer membrane transporter: MKPLTLATLLPLALLPCAANAQDSVAALRAEIAQAQQHLQSLNARLDALEQGQGNTSAPTPSPPPTTSASTAAAASPMVTGASQHASVQSILPARDSVADPSTAASRLDNAPSPTDPELKGFIAIPGTDTMIRLGGYAKLDAIADRRPAGDTEQFVTSSIPVDGAHRDSSHFGMHAKQTRFSFEARRPTTHGGLRFYLENDFFGSSDSYEFRLRHAYGQLGNIYAGYGYSTFMDADSLPDTLDFAGPGAAGYLLVAGIHHSFSLGKGNSLTIAAENPDSQLANTGEDDSTTAQLPDVSLVARMERDWGHLQLGAVMRKLGYDGDGRSDSDFGGGLQLSGSYAVAERDLLLFGLIGGKGISRYTADLTGSNLDAAIDADGRLKALSLRGGFFGYTHYWSELWRSNLIYGQLQLGDAGALASDAFRRSRYAALNLLWSPAPSWTMGMELLYGQQQLQDGRDADTLRLQGSLQYNFIK, from the coding sequence ATGAAACCACTGACTTTGGCCACGTTGCTGCCACTGGCGCTATTACCCTGCGCGGCCAACGCACAGGATTCCGTCGCCGCGCTGCGTGCGGAGATCGCCCAGGCCCAACAGCACCTGCAATCGCTCAACGCGCGGCTTGATGCACTGGAGCAGGGGCAAGGCAATACCTCGGCACCGACGCCATCACCTCCCCCAACGACATCAGCGTCGACGGCTGCAGCAGCCAGCCCGATGGTCACCGGCGCAAGCCAACACGCATCGGTACAAAGCATTCTTCCCGCGCGTGATTCGGTCGCCGATCCCTCCACCGCAGCCTCACGCCTGGACAACGCCCCTTCTCCGACCGATCCCGAGCTGAAGGGATTCATCGCCATCCCGGGCACCGACACCATGATCCGGCTGGGTGGCTACGCCAAACTCGACGCAATCGCAGACAGGCGCCCCGCCGGCGATACCGAGCAGTTCGTCACCTCCTCGATCCCGGTCGACGGCGCGCACCGCGATTCCTCGCATTTCGGCATGCATGCCAAGCAGACCCGCTTCAGTTTCGAAGCTCGGCGCCCAACCACGCATGGTGGGTTGCGCTTCTATCTTGAGAACGACTTCTTCGGCAGCAGCGACAGCTACGAATTCCGACTGCGCCATGCCTATGGCCAATTGGGCAACATCTATGCCGGTTACGGCTATTCCACTTTCATGGACGCCGACTCGCTGCCGGACACCCTGGACTTCGCCGGCCCCGGTGCTGCCGGCTACCTGCTGGTGGCCGGCATCCACCACAGTTTCAGCCTGGGCAAGGGCAACAGCCTGACCATCGCTGCTGAAAATCCGGATTCACAACTCGCCAATACCGGCGAGGACGACAGCACTACCGCTCAGCTGCCCGATGTCAGCCTGGTCGCGCGCATGGAGCGCGATTGGGGCCACCTGCAGCTGGGTGCGGTGATGCGCAAGCTCGGCTACGACGGTGATGGCCGCAGCGACAGCGACTTCGGCGGTGGCCTGCAGCTCAGCGGCTCCTACGCCGTGGCCGAACGCGACCTGCTGTTGTTCGGCCTGATCGGCGGCAAAGGAATCAGCCGCTACACCGCCGACCTGACCGGCTCCAATCTGGATGCAGCCATCGACGCCGATGGTCGCCTCAAAGCGCTGTCGCTGCGTGGCGGCTTCTTCGGCTATACCCATTATTGGTCCGAGTTGTGGCGCTCCAACCTGATCTACGGACAACTGCAGCTCGGCGACGCGGGCGCATTGGCCAGCGACGCCTTCCGGCGCAGCCGCTATGCCGCGTTGAACCTGCTGTGGAGCCCGGCACCGTCCTGGACCATGGGCATGGAGCTGCTGTATGGCCAGCAGCAACTACAGGACGGTCGTGATGCCGACACGCTGCGACTGCAGGGCAGCCTGCAGTACAACTTCATCAAGTAA
- a CDS encoding metallophosphoesterase yields the protein MPFVRPLLIALLCTALPVLHAGAREVAQPAEHVQADGPYVFRDGKRLQAQWICDDRVISRKLKGARAVARGLAPECGYPHPLHIAPIATPANAVLPGVPRIVAVSDIHGQYDLLRRLLRANGVIDGDDNWTLGQDTLVIAGDVFDRGPQVTEAFWLLYSLQQQAAQAGGAVHFVLGNHETMVLYDDLRYVNPKYLRSAQLLGRSYPQLYGSDSVIGQWLRTRPVLLRIGDTLFLHGGISPEAVQLALDPASTNAAYQASLGRPKAEVKADPATAPLYDGKTSPIWYRGYFNGQLDTPGVQAVLDQLGLKRIVVGHTSMPHVSSFHGDRIIAIDSSIKNGENGELLFIEDGKLSRGLLDGSRVSLEIGQIETDD from the coding sequence ATGCCCTTCGTCCGCCCCCTGCTCATCGCACTGCTGTGCACCGCCCTGCCCGTCCTGCACGCCGGTGCCCGCGAGGTTGCACAGCCGGCCGAGCATGTGCAGGCCGATGGCCCCTATGTGTTCCGCGATGGCAAACGCCTGCAGGCGCAGTGGATCTGCGACGACCGTGTGATTTCGCGGAAACTCAAGGGAGCACGTGCAGTCGCGCGCGGACTTGCACCCGAATGCGGCTATCCGCATCCACTGCACATAGCGCCAATTGCTACTCCAGCCAACGCGGTGCTGCCCGGCGTGCCGCGCATCGTCGCCGTCTCCGATATCCATGGCCAGTACGATCTGCTGCGCCGCTTGCTGCGCGCCAACGGCGTTATCGACGGCGACGACAACTGGACACTGGGTCAGGACACACTGGTGATCGCCGGCGACGTCTTCGACCGTGGTCCGCAGGTCACCGAGGCCTTCTGGCTGCTCTACAGCCTGCAGCAGCAGGCCGCGCAAGCCGGCGGCGCGGTCCACTTCGTGCTTGGCAACCACGAAACCATGGTGCTCTACGACGACCTGCGCTACGTCAATCCCAAATACCTGCGCAGCGCGCAGCTGCTGGGCCGCAGCTACCCGCAGCTGTACGGCAGTGACTCGGTGATTGGCCAGTGGCTGCGCACCCGTCCGGTATTGCTACGCATCGGCGACACCTTGTTCCTGCACGGTGGCATCTCGCCGGAGGCGGTGCAGCTGGCACTTGATCCGGCCAGCACAAACGCCGCCTACCAGGCCTCGCTGGGCCGCCCCAAGGCCGAGGTGAAGGCCGACCCCGCCACCGCGCCGCTATACGACGGCAAGACCAGCCCGATCTGGTACCGCGGCTATTTCAACGGCCAGCTGGATACACCCGGCGTACAAGCCGTGCTCGATCAGCTTGGCCTCAAGCGCATCGTGGTCGGCCATACCTCGATGCCCCATGTCAGCAGCTTCCACGGCGACCGCATCATCGCCATCGACAGCAGCATCAAGAACGGCGAGAACGGCGAGCTGCTTTTCATCGAGGATGGGAAGCTCAGCCGTGGACTGCTGGATGGAAGCCGCGTATCACTGGAGATCGGCCAGATAGAGACCGATGACTAG
- a CDS encoding GGDEF domain-containing protein, whose protein sequence is MNIAPAPSTDNDSNALASAWKQSLTAAGADASHVLASLADAHAAELAAHFYKVMMNDARASRSMSHDQVRVRLQPAMQRWVRDLLRATPADVEQLIANQRVIGDVHARVGIPVDLVTRGTRVLKQRLFQLIGEQAGHGETAHAAIASLTASFDIALEGMTLAYSNARERSSRTDAAYRLFSLVQNVSTERERQRALLLDWENTLLYALAAQGDLGSFQTLARSEFGLWFNHKGIPSFGESTETRQISGLVDEVDQLLEHTLQQDSTPAARSAQLQDVRSKVSQIRTLLGMLFERIGELDAGCDALTNLLNRRFLPTVLRREIELAEKSGDSFAVLLLDLDHFKAINDEHGHEAGDRALQHVAGILTQFTRGSDYVFRYGGEEFVVVLVAVEDHQAMVIADGLCRRIVDSPVTLADGHLLPISASIGVALYDGHPDYERVMARADAAMYQAKKQGRNRVVLGSDTLPTAPGRNALRRD, encoded by the coding sequence ATGAACATCGCCCCCGCACCATCCACCGACAACGACAGCAACGCACTCGCCAGCGCCTGGAAACAAAGCCTCACCGCCGCTGGCGCCGATGCAAGCCATGTGCTGGCAAGCCTTGCCGATGCGCATGCCGCTGAACTGGCCGCGCATTTTTACAAGGTCATGATGAACGACGCGCGTGCCTCACGCTCGATGTCACATGATCAGGTACGGGTGCGCCTGCAACCGGCGATGCAGCGCTGGGTCAGGGACCTGCTGCGCGCCACCCCGGCCGACGTCGAACAGTTGATCGCCAACCAGCGCGTCATCGGCGACGTGCATGCGCGCGTGGGCATCCCGGTGGACCTGGTTACCCGTGGCACGCGCGTGCTGAAGCAACGCCTTTTCCAGCTGATCGGCGAGCAGGCCGGGCACGGCGAAACCGCACACGCGGCCATCGCCAGCCTCACCGCCTCGTTCGACATCGCGCTGGAGGGTATGACACTGGCCTATTCCAATGCACGGGAACGTTCCTCACGCACGGATGCCGCTTACCGCTTGTTCTCGCTGGTGCAGAACGTCAGCACCGAACGCGAGCGCCAGCGTGCACTGCTGCTGGATTGGGAAAACACCCTGCTGTACGCCCTGGCCGCGCAAGGCGACCTCGGCAGCTTCCAGACCCTGGCACGTTCGGAATTCGGGCTGTGGTTCAACCACAAGGGCATCCCGAGCTTCGGCGAAAGCACCGAGACCCGGCAGATCAGCGGCCTGGTCGACGAGGTCGACCAATTGCTGGAGCACACCTTGCAGCAGGACAGCACTCCCGCTGCCCGCTCTGCCCAGTTGCAGGACGTCCGCTCCAAGGTCAGCCAGATCCGTACCTTGCTGGGCATGTTGTTCGAGCGCATTGGCGAACTGGATGCCGGCTGCGATGCCTTGACCAACCTGCTGAACCGGCGCTTCCTGCCAACAGTGCTGCGCCGCGAGATCGAGCTGGCGGAGAAGTCTGGTGACAGCTTCGCCGTGCTGCTGCTGGATCTGGATCACTTCAAGGCGATCAATGACGAACACGGCCACGAAGCCGGCGACCGCGCCCTGCAACATGTGGCCGGCATCCTCACCCAGTTCACCCGCGGCAGCGATTACGTATTCCGCTACGGCGGCGAGGAGTTCGTGGTGGTGCTGGTGGCAGTGGAAGACCATCAGGCGATGGTGATCGCCGACGGCCTGTGTCGGCGCATCGTCGACAGCCCCGTCACCTTGGCCGATGGCCATCTGCTGCCGATCAGCGCCAGCATCGGCGTCGCGCTGTACGACGGCCATCCGGACTACGAGCGGGTGATGGCGCGTGCCGACGCGGCCATGTACCAGGCCAAGAAGCAGGGCCGCAACCGGGTGGTGCTCGGCAGCGATACCTTGCCAACTGCGCCGGGACGCAACGCATTGCGGCGCGACTGA
- a CDS encoding TlpA disulfide reductase family protein, giving the protein MISAGPFPLMALVALLALAIGWFFARALAPAEDGMRSRAGAVVLDAFLLGLLGARLAHVAMHASDYLSQPLSIIRLGDGGYSIWAGLLVAVAYALWKSRQRILRKPVLLGLVAGAAFWAIGGMALFALQRSSIPLPDAVLVDMQDQPAPLKAFAGKPTVINLWATWCGPCRREMPVLAQAQQAHPQVQFVFANQGETRDEVADYLRAENMQLGNVLLDAESRVMQQTGARALPTTLFFGADGRLRNVHMGELSRATLEARLREMQ; this is encoded by the coding sequence GTGATCAGCGCCGGCCCATTTCCGTTGATGGCCCTGGTTGCGTTGTTGGCGCTGGCAATTGGCTGGTTCTTCGCACGTGCGCTGGCGCCTGCCGAAGACGGCATGCGCAGTCGCGCCGGCGCGGTGGTGCTCGATGCCTTCCTGCTTGGCCTGCTGGGTGCGCGCTTGGCACATGTGGCGATGCACGCCAGCGACTATCTGTCGCAACCGCTGTCCATCATCCGTCTGGGTGATGGGGGTTATTCGATCTGGGCTGGCCTGCTGGTCGCGGTGGCCTATGCGTTGTGGAAGAGCCGCCAGCGCATTCTGCGCAAACCGGTGTTGTTGGGGCTGGTTGCTGGTGCGGCGTTCTGGGCAATAGGCGGCATGGCTTTGTTCGCGTTGCAGCGCTCATCCATTCCGCTGCCGGATGCGGTATTGGTCGATATGCAGGACCAGCCAGCGCCGTTGAAAGCATTTGCCGGCAAACCGACCGTGATCAATCTCTGGGCGACCTGGTGCGGACCGTGCCGACGCGAGATGCCGGTGCTTGCACAGGCGCAGCAGGCACATCCGCAGGTGCAGTTCGTATTCGCCAATCAGGGCGAGACCCGCGATGAGGTCGCCGACTATCTGCGTGCCGAGAACATGCAGTTGGGCAATGTGCTGCTGGATGCCGAGTCGCGGGTGATGCAGCAGACCGGCGCCCGGGCATTGCCAACAACGCTGTTCTTTGGCGCCGATGGGCGGCTGCGCAATGTGCATATGGGCGAGCTGTCGCGCGCCACCCTCGAAGCGCGCCTGCGCGAAATGCAATAA